The following are encoded in a window of Solibacillus sp. FSL R7-0668 genomic DNA:
- the pyrE gene encoding orotate phosphoribosyltransferase: MSLQKEIAHAMLQVGAVELNPTDLFTWASGIQSPIYCDTRLTISDPKIRKQLASGLASLIQENFAECEVVAGTATAGIPHAAWVSDILELPMVYVRSKAKEHGRGNQIEGKYAAGQKVVVVEDIVSTGGSSITAVEALRAAGCEVLGVVCVYTYNLPKAEEAFEAAGVKYVSLTNFDYLIEAANESGTISENQIPFLKNWHKDLKEGKLN, from the coding sequence ATGTTACAAGTAGGAGCTGTTGAATTAAACCCAACGGATCTTTTCACATGGGCTTCAGGAATTCAATCACCAATTTATTGTGATACACGATTAACGATTTCGGATCCAAAAATCCGTAAGCAATTAGCAAGTGGTCTAGCATCTTTAATTCAAGAAAATTTTGCAGAGTGTGAGGTTGTAGCGGGTACAGCAACAGCTGGTATACCACATGCAGCTTGGGTGTCGGATATTTTAGAATTACCAATGGTATATGTGCGTTCAAAGGCAAAGGAACATGGCCGTGGGAACCAAATCGAAGGGAAATATGCAGCTGGTCAAAAGGTTGTAGTAGTTGAAGATATTGTTTCGACAGGTGGTTCTTCGATTACAGCGGTAGAAGCATTGCGCGCAGCAGGCTGTGAAGTACTTGGTGTTGTATGTGTATACACGTACAATTTACCAAAAGCAGAAGAAGCCTTTGAAGCTGCGGGCGTGAAATATGTTTCATTAACAAATTTTGATTATTTAATTGAAGCAGCAAATGAATCTGGTACCATTTCAGAAAATCAAATTCCTTTCCTAAAAAATTGGCATAAAGATTTAAAAGAAGGTAAATTAAACTAA
- a CDS encoding ABC transporter ATP-binding protein, producing the protein MSTTNELLTIRNLRTSFRIKDTYYPAVDNVSLTLRKNEILAIVGESGCGKSTLATSIVGLHNSISTKVEGEILYNNQNLVNLTEDQFNKLRGNDIGFIFQDPLSALNPLMRIGEQIEEGLVYHTKLTKQERGKRVLELLDQVGIPHVERVARQFPHQLSGGMRQRVMIAIALSGKPAIIIADEPTTALDVTIQAQILDLLKSLQDEIQSGIILITHDLGVVAEVADRVAVMYAGQVIEEAPVVELFRNPKHPYTRSLLNSIPQSHSESEKLEVIKGMVPSLTKLDREGCRFSPRIPWIPASAHEANPQLHEIAPGHLVRCTCWKEFHFEDEEGSINR; encoded by the coding sequence ATGTCTACGACGAATGAATTATTAACAATTCGTAATTTACGTACGAGCTTCAGAATTAAAGATACTTACTATCCAGCAGTAGACAATGTTTCATTAACGCTTCGCAAAAATGAGATTTTGGCTATCGTGGGAGAATCTGGTTGTGGCAAAAGTACGTTAGCGACATCGATTGTTGGTTTACACAATTCGATTTCAACAAAAGTGGAAGGCGAAATTTTATACAACAATCAAAACTTAGTAAATTTAACGGAAGACCAATTTAACAAACTACGAGGAAATGATATCGGTTTCATTTTCCAAGATCCGTTATCAGCATTAAACCCATTAATGCGCATCGGTGAGCAAATTGAGGAAGGGTTAGTTTATCATACGAAACTAACGAAGCAAGAACGTGGGAAACGCGTACTCGAGTTATTAGATCAGGTAGGTATTCCGCATGTAGAACGCGTTGCTCGTCAATTCCCTCACCAATTATCTGGTGGTATGCGTCAACGTGTCATGATTGCCATAGCTTTATCGGGTAAGCCAGCAATCATCATTGCCGATGAACCAACAACAGCACTTGACGTAACGATTCAAGCACAAATTTTAGATTTACTAAAATCGCTCCAAGATGAAATTCAATCAGGCATTATTTTAATTACGCATGACTTAGGGGTCGTTGCTGAAGTAGCGGACCGAGTAGCTGTAATGTATGCTGGCCAAGTAATCGAGGAAGCACCGGTAGTAGAATTATTTAGAAATCCGAAGCATCCATATACAAGATCATTACTGAATTCGATTCCGCAATCCCATAGTGAAAGTGAGAAATTAGAAGTCATTAAAGGTATGGTTCCTTCGTTAACGAAATTAGATCGTGAAGGGTGTCGCTTTTCACCACGTATTCCGTGGATTCCAGCATCAGCACATGAAGCAAACCCACAGCTTCATGAAATTGCACCGGGGCATCTTGTACGCTGCACTTGCTGGAAAGAATTCCACTTTGAGGATGAGGAAGGGAGCATAAATCGATGA
- a CDS encoding ATP-binding cassette domain-containing protein: MSFMQVKDLKVHYPIRGGFFNTVVDHVYAVDGVTMEFERGKTYGLVGESGSGKSTTGKAIIGLEKITNGSIIYEGQDVTNSRRKRDSAYNRDIQMIFQDSHSSMNPRKRVLDILAEPIRNFMKLSPQEERKRINELLAIVGMSEEVLLKYPHEFSGGQKQRLGIARAVACNPKMIIADEPVSALDLSVQAQVLNFMKDIQEQYGISYLFISHDLGVVRHMCDHISIMYKGRFVETGKREDIYDNPQHIYTNRLLSAIPDIEPETRIERKLERQKVEAAYREEQHKYYDKDGKVYPLKAVSDTHKVAMSENEKERV, translated from the coding sequence ATGAGTTTCATGCAAGTAAAAGATTTAAAGGTTCACTATCCTATCCGAGGTGGCTTTTTCAATACAGTAGTTGACCATGTATACGCTGTTGACGGTGTCACAATGGAATTTGAACGTGGTAAAACATACGGTTTAGTTGGAGAGTCTGGTTCAGGTAAATCGACAACAGGTAAAGCGATTATTGGTTTAGAGAAAATTACAAATGGTAGCATCATTTATGAAGGACAAGATGTAACGAACTCTCGCCGTAAACGTGATTCAGCTTATAACCGCGATATCCAAATGATTTTCCAAGATTCACATTCTAGTATGAATCCGCGTAAACGTGTATTAGATATTTTAGCAGAGCCAATTCGTAACTTTATGAAATTGTCTCCGCAAGAAGAGCGTAAACGCATTAATGAATTACTGGCGATTGTCGGGATGTCTGAAGAGGTATTATTAAAATATCCACATGAATTCTCTGGTGGTCAAAAGCAACGATTAGGGATTGCGCGTGCCGTAGCATGTAATCCGAAAATGATTATTGCCGATGAGCCAGTATCGGCACTTGATTTATCCGTTCAAGCACAAGTTTTAAACTTTATGAAGGATATTCAAGAGCAATATGGAATTAGTTACTTATTCATCTCACATGATTTAGGGGTAGTGCGTCATATGTGTGACCACATTTCAATCATGTATAAAGGTCGATTTGTTGAAACGGGTAAACGTGAAGATATTTACGATAATCCACAGCATATTTATACGAACCGTCTCTTATCTGCTATACCTGATATTGAGCCAGAAACACGAATTGAGCGTAAATTAGAGCGCCAAAAGGTGGAGGCGGCTTATCGTGAAGAGCAGCATAAATATTATGATAAGGATGGCAAAGTATATCCTTTAAAAGCAGTTTCAGATACGCATAAAGTAGCCATGTCTGAAAATGAAAAGGAGCGTGTCTAG
- the opp4B gene encoding oligopeptide ABC transporter permease, with amino-acid sequence MWKTIVRRVLIMIPQLFILSLLIFILAKQMPGDPFTGLITPETDPNVIEELRIKAGFYDPWYVQYYNWIANAAQGDFGQSYTFKKPVADIIGDRAMNTLLLSLLSVIFLYALAIPLGVLAGRYQDSFLDKSIVLYSFISYAIPTFVLSLIFVYVFGYRLMWFPTNGTVDVGVDPGTLEYYWNRFYHLLLPAGTYALLGTTGVIQYLRTEIIDSKTMDYVKTARSKGIPMKKVYSRHIFRNSLLPIAAFLGFTITGLLGGSIFIETVFAYPGMGKLFIESISARDYSVITALVMLYGFLALLGSLLSDIILSIVDPRIRID; translated from the coding sequence ATGTGGAAAACAATCGTCCGTCGTGTGTTAATCATGATTCCGCAGCTATTTATTTTAAGTCTCCTAATCTTCATATTAGCGAAGCAAATGCCTGGGGATCCATTTACAGGTTTAATTACACCGGAAACGGACCCGAACGTAATTGAAGAATTACGTATTAAAGCGGGATTCTATGATCCGTGGTATGTACAGTACTACAACTGGATTGCCAATGCAGCACAAGGCGACTTTGGTCAGTCTTATACATTTAAAAAACCGGTTGCAGATATTATTGGTGACCGTGCAATGAACACGCTATTACTATCATTACTTAGTGTTATTTTCTTATATGCATTAGCAATTCCACTAGGTGTATTAGCGGGACGTTACCAAGATTCGTTTTTAGATAAATCAATCGTACTATACAGCTTTATTTCTTATGCGATTCCGACGTTCGTATTATCATTAATCTTTGTTTATGTTTTTGGTTATCGTTTAATGTGGTTCCCAACAAATGGTACGGTTGATGTTGGTGTCGACCCAGGGACTTTAGAATATTACTGGAATAGATTCTATCATTTACTATTGCCCGCAGGAACTTACGCATTATTAGGTACGACAGGCGTTATCCAATATTTACGTACAGAAATTATCGATTCAAAAACGATGGATTACGTAAAAACAGCTCGTAGTAAAGGGATTCCGATGAAGAAAGTGTACTCACGTCATATCTTCCGTAACTCATTGTTACCAATTGCAGCCTTTTTAGGATTCACAATTACTGGATTACTTGGTGGCTCGATTTTCATCGAAACGGTATTCGCCTATCCGGGTATGGGGAAATTATTTATCGAATCAATTTCTGCCCGTGACTATAGTGTAATTACAGCATTAGTAATGTTATATGGCTTCTTAGCATTATTAGGTAGTCTATTATCCGATATTATTTTAAGTATTGTCGATCCGCGAATTCGCATAGACTAA
- a CDS encoding ABC transporter permease yields the protein MENKKDQTVEKLESQSSPPTGIQVILREFKKDKLALGSFIFIVLLMVAVLVLSFVIDQAAVMKIQLLERFTEPGVNGYVLGADEAGRDMFGQLIIGAKNSILIAVAITIIANFVGIALGIIMGYYGGFIDNFFMRIIDFFITLPTTMIIIVVVTIIPSYGIMDLIFIIAAFQWMGTARLVRSKALSEARRDYISASKTMGTSDFAIMFKGLLPNLSSLLIVEVTLSFAGNVGIETGLSFLGFGLPPSTPSLGTLVSYAMNPIILSSKWWVWLPASILILVMMLGINYVGQALRRAADAKQRLG from the coding sequence ATGGAAAATAAAAAAGATCAAACTGTAGAAAAATTAGAATCTCAAAGCTCTCCGCCAACTGGTATTCAAGTTATTTTGCGAGAGTTTAAGAAGGATAAATTAGCACTAGGCTCATTTATATTCATCGTATTATTAATGGTAGCCGTTCTAGTATTATCATTTGTGATTGATCAAGCAGCTGTAATGAAAATTCAATTATTAGAGCGTTTCACTGAGCCGGGAGTTAATGGTTATGTACTCGGGGCTGATGAGGCTGGACGAGATATGTTTGGTCAGTTAATCATCGGTGCGAAAAACTCCATTTTAATTGCGGTGGCCATTACAATTATTGCAAACTTTGTAGGGATTGCCCTTGGGATTATCATGGGCTATTATGGTGGATTTATCGATAACTTCTTCATGCGTATTATTGATTTCTTCATCACATTACCAACAACAATGATCATTATCGTAGTTGTAACAATCATTCCGTCATATGGCATTATGGATTTGATTTTTATTATCGCAGCATTTCAATGGATGGGGACGGCCCGACTTGTGCGTTCAAAAGCGCTGTCGGAAGCACGTCGTGACTATATTAGTGCCTCTAAAACAATGGGTACAAGTGATTTCGCGATCATGTTTAAAGGGCTATTACCAAACTTAAGTTCTCTACTAATCGTTGAAGTGACACTTAGCTTCGCGGGTAACGTAGGGATTGAAACAGGTCTTTCATTCTTAGGTTTCGGATTACCACCATCAACACCAAGTTTAGGAACTTTAGTAAGTTATGCCATGAACCCGATTATTTTATCGAGTAAATGGTGGGTATGGTTGCCTGCATCGATCTTAATTTTAGTGATGATGCTTGGTATAAATTATGTCGGTCAAGCGTTACGACGTGCAGCTGACGCAAAACAACGTTTAGGATAA
- a CDS encoding oligopeptide ABC transporter substrate-binding protein, with amino-acid sequence MMKKKGLMLTTVFASALALAACGGDDKETTEKPTGGTTDTGTEENTTDKGGSTAESPTLPMSVENEGEAIDGGTLQFALVTDSPFSGVLLAELYENAYDADVMDFMTNSIFDTDGDFLITDEGIAKLDVDADNNKVTVTIQHDVKWSDGTPLTADDIIYSYEIIGHKDYTGIRYDGDFQNIIGAKEYKAGTADSISGIKKIDDKTVEISMTKVSPAIYSGGDGLWGYAAPKHQLKDIPVKDLISSEAVRKNPVTLGPFKLDKLVDGESVQYVANENYWRGAPKLDKVVLQVVPSTSIGEALRTGQYDMVSSYQTTQYDGIKDLENISILARPELAYSYLGFKVGKWDSAAGDTGLNVTDENAKMNNKQLRQAIAYAMDVESVTEKFYQGLRSRATSLIPPAFSTFHDNTLSGYNYDPEKAKALLDEAGYKDVDGDGIREDAKGEKFSIKMAGMSGSDTDEAIVEYYRQNWKEVGLDVQLTTGRLIEFNSFYDKVKADDPEIDMFMAAWGTGTNPSPLGLYGEASAFNYSRYVTPELQTLLAAIDSKDAIDPAVRADAFRAWEEYMFDEATTVPTYFRTEILPVNKRVKNFDASYDGGTKWHEIELTADAPIK; translated from the coding sequence ATGATGAAAAAGAAAGGCTTAATGCTTACAACAGTATTCGCATCTGCTTTAGCACTTGCTGCATGTGGTGGAGACGACAAAGAGACAACAGAAAAACCTACAGGTGGTACTACTGACACAGGTACTGAAGAAAACACAACGGACAAAGGCGGTTCTACTGCTGAATCACCAACATTACCAATGAGTGTTGAAAATGAAGGGGAAGCAATCGATGGTGGTACATTACAATTCGCTTTAGTAACAGATTCTCCATTCTCGGGCGTTTTATTAGCTGAATTATATGAAAACGCATATGATGCAGATGTTATGGACTTCATGACAAACTCAATTTTCGATACAGATGGTGACTTCTTAATCACAGATGAAGGTATCGCAAAATTAGATGTTGATGCGGATAATAACAAAGTAACCGTAACAATCCAACATGATGTGAAGTGGTCTGATGGTACACCATTAACTGCTGATGACATCATTTATTCTTATGAAATCATTGGTCACAAAGATTATACGGGTATCCGTTATGATGGCGACTTCCAAAACATCATCGGTGCTAAGGAATATAAAGCAGGTACTGCAGATTCAATCTCTGGTATTAAAAAAATCGATGATAAAACAGTAGAAATCTCAATGACAAAAGTATCACCAGCAATTTATTCTGGTGGTGACGGTTTATGGGGCTATGCTGCACCTAAACATCAATTAAAGGATATTCCAGTTAAGGATTTAATTTCTTCTGAAGCAGTTCGTAAAAATCCTGTAACTTTAGGGCCATTCAAATTAGATAAATTAGTAGATGGTGAGTCTGTACAGTATGTTGCCAATGAAAACTACTGGAGAGGCGCTCCAAAATTAGATAAAGTCGTATTACAAGTAGTACCATCTACTTCAATTGGTGAAGCATTACGTACAGGTCAATATGATATGGTATCTTCTTACCAAACAACGCAATACGACGGGATTAAAGATTTAGAAAACATTTCAATTTTAGCGCGTCCTGAATTAGCATACTCTTACCTTGGCTTCAAAGTAGGTAAATGGGATTCTGCTGCAGGCGATACTGGCTTAAACGTAACTGACGAAAATGCAAAAATGAATAATAAACAATTACGTCAAGCAATCGCTTATGCGATGGACGTTGAATCGGTAACAGAGAAGTTCTACCAAGGCTTACGTTCTCGTGCAACTTCTTTAATTCCACCAGCATTCTCGACATTCCATGACAACACGTTATCTGGGTATAACTATGATCCAGAAAAAGCAAAAGCTTTATTAGATGAAGCTGGCTATAAAGACGTTGATGGTGATGGCATTCGTGAAGACGCAAAAGGTGAGAAATTCTCAATCAAGATGGCAGGTATGTCTGGTTCAGATACAGACGAAGCAATCGTAGAATACTACCGTCAAAACTGGAAAGAGGTAGGCTTAGATGTACAGTTAACAACTGGCCGTTTAATCGAGTTCAACAGCTTCTACGATAAAGTAAAAGCAGATGATCCAGAAATCGATATGTTCATGGCTGCTTGGGGTACTGGTACAAACCCATCTCCACTTGGCTTATACGGTGAAGCATCTGCATTCAACTATAGCCGTTATGTAACACCAGAATTACAAACATTATTAGCTGCAATCGATTCGAAAGATGCGATTGACCCAGCTGTACGTGCGGATGCATTCCGTGCTTGGGAAGAGTATATGTTCGACGAAGCAACAACAGTTCCAACATACTTCCGTACAGAAATCTTACCAGTCAACAAGCGTGTTAAAAACTTTGACGCTTCGTATGATGGTGGTACGAAATGGCATGAAATTGAGTTAACAGCTGACGCACCAATTAAATAA
- a CDS encoding succinate CoA transferase has translation MDATLNARIRHSGLEGKIVSAETAASWIQDGMIVGMSGFTRAGDAKTVPLALVEKAKQEKFQIDVYTGASLGPEVDQLMAEAGIIRKRAPYQGDAAIRKLINTGQVLYSDMHLSHNAELFRQGILGPIDFAIVEATAITEDGMIIPTTSIGNTPIIVQMAKEVIIELNPEQPNLEGIHDIYLPGPQGERDPIPLLTASDRIGTTGIPVDINKIKGIVHSTIKDAPSLIVQPDEETEQIAQHLLTFLRDEIKAGRLPKNLLPLQSGVGSVANAVLNGFLNSEFEELEIYSEVLQDAVFHLLDANKVKIASGTSITLSEECGNKVYGNIDHYKDRLVLRPQEISNHPEVIRRIGIIAINTALEVDIYGNVNSTHVNGTHMMNGLGGSGDFTRNARIGIFVTKSYAKGGDISSIVPMVAHHDHTEHDVDVIATEQGIADLRGMAPKERVKAIIENCVHPDFKEALWEYYNSAVEKTGNAHTPHDLEKALSWHVNYQKNKTMKQ, from the coding sequence ATGGATGCGACATTAAATGCAAGAATTCGTCACAGCGGGCTAGAGGGGAAAATTGTATCAGCTGAAACAGCAGCTTCATGGATTCAAGATGGTATGATTGTTGGGATGAGTGGCTTTACACGTGCAGGGGATGCAAAAACCGTGCCATTAGCGCTTGTTGAAAAGGCAAAGCAAGAAAAATTCCAAATTGATGTTTATACAGGGGCATCACTTGGACCAGAAGTGGACCAATTAATGGCCGAAGCAGGTATTATTCGCAAGCGTGCACCTTATCAAGGCGATGCAGCAATCCGAAAATTAATTAATACTGGACAAGTATTGTATTCTGATATGCATTTATCACATAATGCTGAATTATTTCGTCAAGGCATTCTTGGACCAATTGATTTCGCGATTGTCGAAGCGACTGCAATTACCGAGGATGGCATGATTATTCCAACAACTTCAATTGGAAATACGCCAATTATTGTGCAAATGGCAAAGGAAGTCATTATCGAATTAAACCCAGAACAGCCGAATTTAGAAGGCATTCATGATATTTATTTACCAGGACCACAGGGCGAGCGTGATCCAATCCCATTATTAACAGCAAGTGATCGTATTGGTACGACAGGGATTCCGGTCGATATCAATAAAATTAAGGGCATTGTTCATTCAACGATTAAGGATGCGCCGTCATTAATTGTGCAGCCCGATGAAGAAACAGAGCAAATCGCACAGCATTTATTAACGTTTTTACGTGATGAAATTAAAGCTGGACGCTTACCGAAAAACTTATTACCTTTACAGTCAGGGGTAGGTTCCGTAGCCAATGCGGTATTGAACGGCTTCTTAAATTCAGAGTTTGAAGAGCTAGAAATTTATTCAGAAGTGTTACAAGATGCGGTATTCCATTTACTTGATGCCAACAAAGTAAAAATCGCTTCTGGTACTTCGATAACATTAAGTGAAGAGTGTGGCAATAAAGTTTATGGCAATATCGATCATTATAAGGACCGTTTAGTATTGCGCCCGCAAGAAATTTCAAACCACCCTGAAGTAATTCGTCGTATCGGTATTATTGCGATTAATACAGCACTTGAAGTGGATATTTATGGTAATGTGAACTCAACACATGTCAATGGAACACATATGATGAACGGGTTAGGCGGTTCAGGAGATTTCACGCGTAATGCACGTATCGGAATTTTTGTCACAAAATCCTATGCAAAAGGTGGCGATATTTCTTCTATCGTGCCAATGGTTGCCCATCATGACCATACAGAGCATGATGTTGATGTTATTGCGACAGAGCAGGGGATTGCGGATTTACGCGGAATGGCTCCCAAAGAGCGCGTAAAAGCTATTATCGAAAACTGTGTGCATCCAGACTTTAAAGAAGCGTTGTGGGAGTATTACAATAGCGCGGTTGAAAAAACAGGAAATGCCCATACGCCACATGATTTAGAAAAAGCATTGTCGTGGCATGTAAACTACCAAAAAAATAAAACGATGAAGCAATAA
- a CDS encoding Rqc2 family fibronectin-binding protein has translation MAFDGLFTRSISKELQTLISGRITKIYQPNALEVVLQIRAAGANKKLLFSIHPSYSRVHMTEQTIENPADPPMFCMLLRKHIEGGFISDITQQGFERVITFDIDSKNEIGDAVKRKLVIEIMGRHSNLLLIDAETHTIIDSLKHLPPSVNSYRTVLPGQTYIEPPKQDKLSLTSLSDEELNQTFTQQLTAKELIEKFAGFSPLHANELLHRLTTEAPVTAVRQLMNEIVTTAQPTYVEQDGKSYFSPTHLTHLQGTVTHYNTLGELLDRVFFARAARDRVKQQAGDLERWLQNELNKLKLKQKKLQKDFERAQNLEQYQLYGELLMANLYNFAKGAEYVDVENYYSETAEKVRIPISPRKTPIENAQSYYTKYNKAKTALIMIEEQQAKTTDDINYLEMLAQQVQQASPADIEEIREELAEQGLLRLRHAKRKKKPTKPEPEKFISSTGTAISVGKNNKQNDYLTFKIGKRNEIWLHTKDIPGSHVVIHSENPDETTLNEAAMLSAYFSKARESASVPVDYTEIRHVKKPNGSKPGFVIYFEQKTLFVTPDEAVVMQLKK, from the coding sequence ATGGCATTTGACGGATTATTTACACGTTCAATAAGCAAAGAATTACAAACACTCATATCTGGACGTATCACCAAAATTTACCAACCAAACGCGCTTGAAGTAGTCTTACAAATCCGCGCTGCTGGGGCAAATAAAAAACTATTATTTTCGATTCATCCTTCTTATTCTCGCGTACACATGACCGAGCAAACAATCGAAAACCCAGCAGACCCTCCGATGTTTTGCATGCTCTTACGTAAGCATATCGAGGGTGGCTTTATTTCGGACATCACACAGCAAGGCTTTGAGCGTGTTATTACATTTGATATCGACAGTAAAAACGAAATCGGGGATGCAGTAAAACGCAAGCTTGTGATTGAAATTATGGGGCGTCATAGTAACCTCCTATTAATTGATGCCGAGACTCATACGATTATTGATAGCTTGAAGCATCTACCGCCATCGGTAAATAGCTATCGTACGGTATTGCCCGGCCAAACGTATATTGAGCCACCTAAGCAGGACAAATTATCATTAACGAGTTTATCCGATGAAGAACTAAACCAAACATTTACGCAACAGCTAACAGCAAAGGAGCTAATTGAAAAATTCGCTGGCTTTTCACCATTACATGCCAACGAGCTTTTACATCGCTTAACGACAGAAGCGCCTGTGACAGCTGTGCGCCAATTGATGAATGAAATCGTCACAACCGCTCAACCAACATATGTGGAGCAAGACGGCAAAAGCTACTTCTCCCCAACCCATCTAACGCATCTACAGGGCACAGTGACACATTACAATACACTAGGCGAACTGCTCGATCGTGTCTTCTTTGCACGTGCAGCGCGTGACCGTGTCAAACAACAGGCGGGTGATTTAGAGCGTTGGCTACAAAACGAGTTAAATAAATTAAAGCTGAAACAAAAGAAATTACAAAAGGATTTCGAACGCGCACAAAATTTAGAGCAATACCAACTGTATGGGGAACTCCTAATGGCCAATCTTTACAATTTTGCAAAGGGCGCGGAATATGTAGATGTCGAAAACTATTACAGTGAAACAGCCGAAAAAGTACGTATTCCGATTAGCCCGCGTAAAACACCGATTGAAAATGCGCAAAGCTACTATACGAAATACAATAAAGCCAAAACAGCCCTTATCATGATTGAAGAGCAGCAGGCAAAAACAACGGATGATATCAACTATTTAGAAATGCTCGCGCAGCAAGTACAACAAGCCTCTCCAGCTGATATTGAAGAAATTCGTGAAGAACTTGCAGAGCAGGGGCTACTCCGTTTACGCCATGCAAAACGCAAAAAGAAACCGACAAAGCCTGAGCCTGAAAAGTTTATTTCTTCTACCGGTACAGCCATTTCGGTCGGGAAAAACAATAAGCAAAATGATTATTTAACATTTAAAATCGGCAAGCGCAACGAAATTTGGCTCCACACAAAGGATATTCCTGGCTCCCATGTTGTCATCCATTCCGAAAATCCGGATGAGACAACACTCAATGAAGCAGCGATGTTAAGTGCCTATTTCAGTAAGGCTCGTGAATCGGCCTCTGTTCCAGTAGACTACACAGAAATCCGTCATGTGAAAAAGCCCAATGGTTCAAAACCTGGATTTGTCATTTATTTTGAACAAAAAACTCTATTTGTCACACCTGATGAAGCCGTTGTCATGCAGCTTAAAAAGTAA
- a CDS encoding YicC/YloC family endoribonuclease: MVRSMTGFGRGVTTTKSFQLTVEIRAVNHRFLELNTKFPKEWMEAEVLAKKMLSDAVSRGKIDVIVFLKELKDAEQTIQINWSLLNAFLRAKEELAQSVAMEEKWTMQEIVSLEQVLQIEKLELEQAQIIEAVQSALTEAISNLLAMREREGKQLQQVMLQYKTELEMEIAQIRTHAPAAVVKYRERLTNRLQELASGQIIEERLLTEVAIFAERIDITEELDRLESHFGQLVETLNEANAIGRKLDFIMQEMNREINTIGSKNQSTVCSAAVVQAKTILEKMREQVQNIE; encoded by the coding sequence TTGGTACGTAGTATGACCGGTTTCGGCAGGGGGGTCACAACAACGAAAAGCTTTCAACTAACGGTTGAAATTCGTGCTGTGAATCATCGTTTTTTAGAGTTGAACACTAAGTTTCCGAAAGAATGGATGGAAGCGGAAGTACTTGCAAAAAAAATGTTGTCGGATGCAGTTTCTCGTGGGAAAATAGATGTTATCGTTTTTCTAAAAGAACTTAAGGATGCCGAGCAAACAATTCAAATAAATTGGTCGCTACTGAATGCCTTTTTACGCGCAAAAGAGGAGCTGGCACAGTCCGTTGCAATGGAAGAGAAATGGACAATGCAAGAAATCGTTAGCCTCGAGCAAGTGCTTCAAATTGAAAAGCTGGAACTTGAACAAGCGCAAATTATAGAAGCTGTGCAATCTGCATTAACAGAGGCCATTTCCAACTTACTTGCGATGCGAGAGCGTGAAGGCAAGCAATTACAACAAGTAATGCTCCAATATAAAACGGAGCTAGAAATGGAAATTGCCCAAATTCGGACGCATGCACCAGCGGCGGTAGTGAAATATCGTGAACGTTTAACTAATCGTTTACAAGAGCTTGCAAGTGGGCAAATAATAGAAGAACGATTATTAACGGAAGTGGCGATTTTCGCAGAGCGTATTGACATTACAGAAGAGCTGGATCGTCTTGAGAGCCATTTTGGTCAATTAGTCGAAACATTAAATGAAGCAAATGCAATCGGTCGGAAATTAGACTTCATCATGCAAGAGATGAATCGTGAAATCAACACAATCGGTTCAAAAAATCAGTCGACGGTTTGTTCTGCAGCAGTTGTCCAAGCAAAAACCATTTTAGAAAAAATGCGAGAACAAGTTCAAAATATTGAATAA